A region of the Trueperaceae bacterium genome:
GTGAAGCCGCCACCGATCGCGTTCACCGCGCCGTACCCGCCCATCGAGTACCCGACGAGGGCGGTCGTGTCGGCGTCGAGGAGGCCGCCCAGGGCCCCGTCCTCGGCGGCGAGGCGCTCGAGTTCGTTCAGGACGAACCGTTGGTCGAGCGGGCGGTTGTAGAGGGTGCTGGCGAACGGGCCGGCGTCGGCGTAGGTGCTGTCGGCGTGATCGATCGACGCGACGACGTACCCCTTGCTGGCCAGGTTCTCCGCGAGGTGGGCCAGCAGGTAGCGGTTGCCGGGGTAGCCGTGCGACACGATCACGAGGGGGTAGGGCGCGCCGCTCGCGTCGGGGGCGGCGTCGCGGACCGCCCGCCCACCGAGCTCCGCGACGGTGGCGCCGTCGCGGGTCGTGACGGCGTACGTGCCGCCGGGCTCCCCGCCGCCGAGGTCGGCGGGGTGCCAGACCTCGACGGTGAACGGGCGGTCGTAGGTGGGGACGGTGCCGTCGCTGCGGACGTTCACGACGTCGGGGCGGCCTTCGTCGACCAGCTGAAACGTGCGGACGCCGACGTCGTGCGCGCCGTAGGGGGCGAGCTCGGGGGCGTCGGGCCGGACGACGTCGATGCGGTCGACCGCCTGCGCGGCGGCGGAGGCGGCGAGGGAGAGGGTCACGAGGAGGCTCGCGGCGAGGGCGAGGTGGCGGCGTGCGGCGTGCGGTGGGAGCATGGCGCGTCCTTTCCGGAACGGGGGTGGGCGTCGGGTGGGGCGGGCATGCCTGCAGGGTACAGGGTCGAGGGCGGGCGACCGCCCCGCGTCCCGGTTCCACCGCGACCCCGACGCCGCGACTCGCTCCGGACCCCTTCCTCAGCCCCCCGAACCAACATGTCAACTAGTTGACATAAGCTCGGGGGTCGGGCTAGCGTCGCCGCGTGGCCGACCCCCGCCTCACCTTCACGCTGCACCACCTCGTGGCGGTGCTCGATCGCCACGCCGACGCGATCCTCCGCCGCGAACTCGGCATGACCTACAGCCAGTTCCTGTTCCTCGTCACGCTCGACGGTGCGGAGGGCGTCGACGGCACCACGCTCGCGCGGCACCTGGACGTCTCCCGGGCCGCGGTCAGCAAACGCCTGCCCTGGTTCACCGACCGCGCCCTCGTCGAGGTGCGAGCCGACCCGCGCCACGGGCGCAGGACCCGGCTGTTCCTCACCGACGCCGGCCGCACCCTCGCGCGGACCGCTGCGGACACGCTCGAAGACGCCCTCCAGGCCCCCGCACGCAGCGAACTCGACGTCGACCTGGACGCCCTTCATCACGACCTCGACGCCCTCCTCACCTGGTTGCGCGCCGGCCTCGAGGCCGGCGCGCACGACGCCCCCGGCGCGGACGCACCGGACGACGCCTGAGTCGGAAAGGACCCCCCATGGACACCCTCTTGTTGATCCTCCACGTGGTCGGCGGGACGCTCGCCCTCCTCGCGCTGCCCGTCGCGCTGCTGGCCCGCAAGCGACGCGGCGTCCACACCGCCGCAGGCCTCGCCTTCGTCGCCGGGATGGCGGTCGCGGTCGGCTCCGCGTTCCCTCTCGCCGTCCTGATCGGCAGCCCGTTCCTCGGTGCGGTCGCGGCGTTCAGCGCCTACCTGATCGCGTCGGGTTGGCGCTGGATCCGTCGGCCCGGCGTCGGGACGTCCGCCGCGTGGGGCCGCGGCCTGGCCGCCGCCATGCTCGTGGCCGCCCTCCCGATGGGTGTGCAGGGGATCGCGCAGGTGGCGGCCGGCGACGGACTGGGGGCCGTCCTGCTGGTGTTCGCCGCGATCGGGGGATCGCTGGCGATCGAGGACCTGCGGTCCCTCTCCGCGGAGCGGCTCGGTAAGGCCGCCCGGACGACGCTGCACCTGGGTCGGATGATCGGCGGCGGCATCGCGACCGTGACCGCCGTCCTCGTCGTCAACGTGGCGTTCGAACCGGCCTGGGTGGTCTGGCTCGCGCCGACGGCCGTGGGTGCCCCCCTGATCGCCGTGTGGTCGGCGCGCCTCGCCCCGAAGCGCCCTTCCGCACGCACCTGAGGCGGATGGACCGCCCTTCGCAACGATTGCGACGCTCCGCGTCGTAGGCGTCGGCGAACCTGGTATCGTTCCTGAGGAGGTTCGCATGTTCCATCGCCACGTCGCACGCACGACCCTCGCCCTCACCTTCGCCGCCCTGGTGCTGGCCGCCTGCAGCTCCGGGGGCGGCGACGCCGCCCCCGCCTCCGGCTCGAACGTCGGCACGCTCCGCGTGAGCGTCGACCCGTCGGACGCGACCGTCACCGCCTCCCGCGAGGGGACGTCCGACGTCGCCCGGCGCGGCTCGGGCGACGTCGAGCTCGACGCCGGCACCTACACCGTCCGCGCCACCGCGGACGGCTACCGTCCCGACACCACCACCGCCCGGGTGCGGGCGGGGGACGTGACGTCGATCGAGCTTTCGTTGCAGCCCGAGGGGGACGCGTCACCCACGCCCCCCGAGGATCCTGGTCAGCCGGAGGATCCCGAGGACATGCAGTACCGGGGCGAATGGGCGTGGCTCCTCGAGTTCTCGGGGACCGGGCTTCAGTACGCGGGGTTCCTGTCGATCTCGGAGTCGATCGAGGACGACGGCGACCTGACCGGCGTCGAGGCGGGGACGTGGACCTGGTGCGGGTTCGACTACGACGCGTGTAGCGGCCCGACCGGGGTCGGCCTCTTCGCGACGTTCGAGCGCACCGACCTGGTGTCGTCGTTCGTCGACACGGCCGGGATCGTCAAGGCGGTCAGCATCGACCTCGACGGCCGATTGGAGGATACGGACGACGGCAACCCCGCCTTCGCGGGGTTCGGCGAGTGGTCGTTCTACTCCGGCGGGAGCTCGGAGTACATCATCGTGCTCGTCCGTGTGCAGGAGACGCCGGTGTATTCGTCCCTCGGTACGTCCGCCACGCCGTCGCGTCCGCAGATCGGGCCGGAGACGCGCGCGACCCTCGAGCGGCGTCTCGCTTCGGTGGCTACGGCCGCCACCTCCGCGCAGGGGGCGGATGCGCTCGGTCCCGTCGTCGGTGCGCTCGAACGGCGCACCGACGCCCTGCGTCCTCGCTGACGCGCTTCGGTCGTTGTCGCCGGACCCCACCCCCCGACGCCCGCTCCGCCCCCGCCTCCGGCGGGGGCGGAGCTCGTAGGGGTTCGCGGAAGGGACGCGCGTCCCTCCCCGCCCCCCACGAGGGTTGATACCCATAGGGGGTATGCGTCACACTGTACGCGTCGGCACAATCCATACCGGTCGACGGCGGGCGAAGGGAGACGTCGCATCATGAGCAAGCATTCCGTACTGATTCTCGGAGGGGGCACGGCGGGCATCACCGTCGCCGCCCGCCTGAAACGCGCGAACCGCGAGCTCGACGTCGCGGTCGTCGATCCCGCCCGCGACCACTGGTACCAACCCCTGTGGACCCTCGTGGGGGCCGGCGTCACCGACGTCGAGGAGACCCGCCGCGACCAGGCGAAGGTCATGCCGAAGGGCGTGACGTGGATCCAGGACGCCGTCGCCTCCATCGACGCCGACGCCCACGAGGTCACCCTCCAGGGCGGCGACACCGTCGCGTACGACCAACTCGTCGTCGGCCTCGGCATCGAGTACGACTGGGACGCCGTCGAAGGGCTGCGCGACGCCGTCGGTCAGGGCGGCGTCGTCTCCAACTACACCCCCGAGTACGCGCAAGCCACCTGGCGCGAACTGCAGGCGTGGACGGGCGGCCGCATGGTCTTCACCGCCCCCGCGGGTCAGATCAAGTGCGGCGGCGCGCCGCAGAAGATCATGTACCTCGCCGAGGACTACGCCCGGAAGCACGGCCTGCGCGAACGGACCGAGATCGTGGGCGCCTTCGCCGGCACCGTCATGCTGGGCGTCCCGGAGATCAACGAAACGCTCAACGGCATCGTCGAGAAGCGCGACATCGACATGCGCTTCCACCACGAACTCGTCGCCGTCGACGCCGAGGCCAAGGAGGCGGTCTTCCGCACGACCGGCGACCCCGACTCCGAGCGCATCCGCATCGGCTACGACCTGCTCCACGTCGTGCCCCCCATGCGCGCCCCCGCCCCCGTCCGCGACGGCGACCTCGCCGTCGCGGAGGGTCCGCACGCCGGCTTCGCCGACGTCGATCACGCCACCCTGCAGCACGTCCGGCACCCCGACGTGTTCGCGCTCGGGGACGTCGCGGCGCTCCCCACCGCGAAGACCGGGGCGGCGGTCCGCAAGCAGGCGCCCGTCCTCGTCGACCACCTCCTCGCGCACCGCGCGGGCGCGACGTCCGAGAAGGCCTACGCGGGCTACTCCTCCTGCCCCCTCGTCACCGGGTACGGCAGCCTCGTGCTCGCCGAGTTCGAGTACGGCAACACCTACAAACCGACCTTCCCCGTCGACCAGACGAAGGAACGGTGGGACATGTACATGCTCAAGCGGCACCTCCTGCCGCAGATGTACTGGCACGGCATGCTTCGCGGCCTCGCCTGAGGCCGCGCGGGGGGCGTGGGGTCGGCCGGCGACGGTTCCGTACCCCACCGTCGGGCCGCTCCGGCCTCGCTAGCCTGTGCGCATGAGGCACACGACGGCGCTCCCCCTCCTCCTCGCAGCCGGCGCGGCGCTCCTGCTCGCCGGCTGCACCCCCGCCCTCGGTCCGCAGGAAAGCGTCTACGACGCGCCGTACCCGGTGCGCGACGTGGAGCTGCCCGCCGACGACGCGGCGCACGACGCGCCGTTCGAGTGGTGGTACTGGGTCGGCCACCTGGAGACCGCGGACGGTCGCGAGCTGGCGTTCCAACTGACGTTCTTCGAGGCGTTCGCGCCGCCGGAGATTCGCGTGGCGGGGATCCCCTCGAACTGGTGGATCGAGAAGGAGATGGTCGCGCACGCCGCGCTCCACGACCTCGAGGCGGGCACGCACGCCAAGGCGCAGCGGGGCGTGCCGTGGGACGGCGAGGCGTCCCGCGTCGAGCTGGACGTCTCCATGAACGACTGGCGCGCCGTCCGCAGCGCGGACGGGGTGTCGCACCACCTGACGTTCACGGTCGGCGGGAG
Encoded here:
- a CDS encoding FAD/NAD(P)-binding oxidoreductase; this encodes MSKHSVLILGGGTAGITVAARLKRANRELDVAVVDPARDHWYQPLWTLVGAGVTDVEETRRDQAKVMPKGVTWIQDAVASIDADAHEVTLQGGDTVAYDQLVVGLGIEYDWDAVEGLRDAVGQGGVVSNYTPEYAQATWRELQAWTGGRMVFTAPAGQIKCGGAPQKIMYLAEDYARKHGLRERTEIVGAFAGTVMLGVPEINETLNGIVEKRDIDMRFHHELVAVDAEAKEAVFRTTGDPDSERIRIGYDLLHVVPPMRAPAPVRDGDLAVAEGPHAGFADVDHATLQHVRHPDVFALGDVAALPTAKTGAAVRKQAPVLVDHLLAHRAGATSEKAYAGYSSCPLVTGYGSLVLAEFEYGNTYKPTFPVDQTKERWDMYMLKRHLLPQMYWHGMLRGLA
- a CDS encoding MarR family transcriptional regulator, translated to MADPRLTFTLHHLVAVLDRHADAILRRELGMTYSQFLFLVTLDGAEGVDGTTLARHLDVSRAAVSKRLPWFTDRALVEVRADPRHGRRTRLFLTDAGRTLARTAADTLEDALQAPARSELDVDLDALHHDLDALLTWLRAGLEAGAHDAPGADAPDDA
- a CDS encoding PEGA domain-containing protein, which encodes MFHRHVARTTLALTFAALVLAACSSGGGDAAPASGSNVGTLRVSVDPSDATVTASREGTSDVARRGSGDVELDAGTYTVRATADGYRPDTTTARVRAGDVTSIELSLQPEGDASPTPPEDPGQPEDPEDMQYRGEWAWLLEFSGTGLQYAGFLSISESIEDDGDLTGVEAGTWTWCGFDYDACSGPTGVGLFATFERTDLVSSFVDTAGIVKAVSIDLDGRLEDTDDGNPAFAGFGEWSFYSGGSSEYIIVLVRVQETPVYSSLGTSATPSRPQIGPETRATLERRLASVATAATSAQGADALGPVVGALERRTDALRPR
- a CDS encoding dienelactone hydrolase produces the protein MLPPHAARRHLALAASLLVTLSLAASAAAQAVDRIDVVRPDAPELAPYGAHDVGVRTFQLVDEGRPDVVNVRSDGTVPTYDRPFTVEVWHPADLGGGEPGGTYAVTTRDGATVAELGGRAVRDAAPDASGAPYPLVIVSHGYPGNRYLLAHLAENLASKGYVVASIDHADSTYADAGPFASTLYNRPLDQRFVLNELERLAAEDGALGGLLDADTTALVGYSMGGYGAVNAIGGGFTEASAGLPFAPPRALFERHLAGSDAFEARRDDRIRAAIAIAPWGMNAGFWDADGLAGIETPVLFMAGSVDDVAGYENGARAIFEGAVNAPRSLLTFVNANHNAAAPIPAPSAAWATGTYDHYADPVWDTVRMNNVAQHFATAFLGVHLRGDADLARYLDVVPDAADAVWSVDDDGA